A single window of Oncorhynchus keta strain PuntledgeMale-10-30-2019 chromosome 34, Oket_V2, whole genome shotgun sequence DNA harbors:
- the LOC118366841 gene encoding ADP-ribosylation factor-like protein 6 isoform X3 → MGLLDKLSGWLGLKKKEVNVLCLGLDNSGKTTIINQLKPSNQSLFGPLSDDWKHVSQVKTQTQDIVPTIGFNIEKFKSSSLSFTVFDMSGQSRYRNLWEHYYKESHAIIFVIDSGDQLRMVVAKEELDTLLNHQDIRSRRLPVLFFANKSDLREAMSLVKVSQLLCLENIKDKPWHICASNAVKGEGLLEGVDWLQDHIKTMKT, encoded by the exons ATGGGCCTGTTAGATAAACTGTCGGGATGGCTGGGGCTGAAGAAGAAAGAAGTGAACGTGTTGTGTTTGGGACTGGACAACAGCGGGAAAACGACCATCATCAATCAACTCAAACCCAGTAAT CAAAGCTTATTTGGCCCACTCTCAGACGACTGgaaacatgttagtcaggtaaaG ACCCAGACACAAGACATTGTCCCAACTATTGGCTTCAACATAGAAAAATTCAAGAGTTCAAG TTTGTCCTTCACAGTGTTTGACATGTCTGGTCAGAGCAGATATAGAAACCTGTGGGAACATTACTACAA AGAGAGTCACGCCATCATATTTGTCATCGATAGTGGAGATCAATTACGAATGGTCGTTGCCAAAGAGGAGCTGGATACTCTTCTCAATCACCAAG ACATCCGCAGCAGGAGGTTGCCTGTGCTGTTCTTTGCTAATAAGAGTGACCTGAGAGAAGCCATGTCTTTAGTCAAAGTCTCTCAGCTGCTCTGTCTGGAAAACATCAAGGACAAACCCTGGCATATATG TGCCAGTAATGCTGTAAAAGGAGAGGGTCTACTGGAGGGGGTGGACTGGCTACaag ATCATATCAAAACAATGAAGACTTGA
- the LOC118366841 gene encoding ADP-ribosylation factor-like protein 6 isoform X2, translating into MGLLDKLSGWLGLKKKEVNVLCLGLDNSGKTTIINQLKPSNQSLFGPLSDDWKHVSQTQTQDIVPTIGFNIEKFKSSSLSFTVFDMSGQSRYRNLWEHYYKESHAIIFVIDSGDQLRMVVAKEELDTLLNHQDIRSRRLPVLFFANKSDLREAMSLVKVSQLLCLENIKDKPWHICASNAVKGEGLLEGVDWLQEQIAQSYQNNEDLIK; encoded by the exons ATGGGCCTGTTAGATAAACTGTCGGGATGGCTGGGGCTGAAGAAGAAAGAAGTGAACGTGTTGTGTTTGGGACTGGACAACAGCGGGAAAACGACCATCATCAATCAACTCAAACCCAGTAAT CAAAGCTTATTTGGCCCACTCTCAGACGACTGgaaacatgttagtcag ACCCAGACACAAGACATTGTCCCAACTATTGGCTTCAACATAGAAAAATTCAAGAGTTCAAG TTTGTCCTTCACAGTGTTTGACATGTCTGGTCAGAGCAGATATAGAAACCTGTGGGAACATTACTACAA AGAGAGTCACGCCATCATATTTGTCATCGATAGTGGAGATCAATTACGAATGGTCGTTGCCAAAGAGGAGCTGGATACTCTTCTCAATCACCAAG ACATCCGCAGCAGGAGGTTGCCTGTGCTGTTCTTTGCTAATAAGAGTGACCTGAGAGAAGCCATGTCTTTAGTCAAAGTCTCTCAGCTGCTCTGTCTGGAAAACATCAAGGACAAACCCTGGCATATATG TGCCAGTAATGCTGTAAAAGGAGAGGGTCTACTGGAGGGGGTGGACTGGCTACaag AGCAAATTGCACA ATCATATCAAAACAATGAAGACTTGATTAAATAA
- the LOC118366841 gene encoding ADP-ribosylation factor-like protein 6 isoform X5: MGLLDKLSGWLGLKKKEVNVLCLGLDNSGKTTIINQLKPSNTQTQDIVPTIGFNIEKFKSSSLSFTVFDMSGQSRYRNLWEHYYKESHAIIFVIDSGDQLRMVVAKEELDTLLNHQDIRSRRLPVLFFANKSDLREAMSLVKVSQLLCLENIKDKPWHICASNAVKGEGLLEGVDWLQEQIAQSYQNNEDLIK; the protein is encoded by the exons ATGGGCCTGTTAGATAAACTGTCGGGATGGCTGGGGCTGAAGAAGAAAGAAGTGAACGTGTTGTGTTTGGGACTGGACAACAGCGGGAAAACGACCATCATCAATCAACTCAAACCCAGTAAT ACCCAGACACAAGACATTGTCCCAACTATTGGCTTCAACATAGAAAAATTCAAGAGTTCAAG TTTGTCCTTCACAGTGTTTGACATGTCTGGTCAGAGCAGATATAGAAACCTGTGGGAACATTACTACAA AGAGAGTCACGCCATCATATTTGTCATCGATAGTGGAGATCAATTACGAATGGTCGTTGCCAAAGAGGAGCTGGATACTCTTCTCAATCACCAAG ACATCCGCAGCAGGAGGTTGCCTGTGCTGTTCTTTGCTAATAAGAGTGACCTGAGAGAAGCCATGTCTTTAGTCAAAGTCTCTCAGCTGCTCTGTCTGGAAAACATCAAGGACAAACCCTGGCATATATG TGCCAGTAATGCTGTAAAAGGAGAGGGTCTACTGGAGGGGGTGGACTGGCTACaag AGCAAATTGCACA ATCATATCAAAACAATGAAGACTTGATTAAATAA
- the LOC118366841 gene encoding ADP-ribosylation factor-like protein 6 isoform X4 yields the protein MGLLDKLSGWLGLKKKEVNVLCLGLDNSGKTTIINQLKPSNQSLFGPLSDDWKHVSQTQTQDIVPTIGFNIEKFKSSSLSFTVFDMSGQSRYRNLWEHYYKESHAIIFVIDSGDQLRMVVAKEELDTLLNHQDIRSRRLPVLFFANKSDLREAMSLVKVSQLLCLENIKDKPWHICASNAVKGEGLLEGVDWLQDHIKTMKT from the exons ATGGGCCTGTTAGATAAACTGTCGGGATGGCTGGGGCTGAAGAAGAAAGAAGTGAACGTGTTGTGTTTGGGACTGGACAACAGCGGGAAAACGACCATCATCAATCAACTCAAACCCAGTAAT CAAAGCTTATTTGGCCCACTCTCAGACGACTGgaaacatgttagtcag ACCCAGACACAAGACATTGTCCCAACTATTGGCTTCAACATAGAAAAATTCAAGAGTTCAAG TTTGTCCTTCACAGTGTTTGACATGTCTGGTCAGAGCAGATATAGAAACCTGTGGGAACATTACTACAA AGAGAGTCACGCCATCATATTTGTCATCGATAGTGGAGATCAATTACGAATGGTCGTTGCCAAAGAGGAGCTGGATACTCTTCTCAATCACCAAG ACATCCGCAGCAGGAGGTTGCCTGTGCTGTTCTTTGCTAATAAGAGTGACCTGAGAGAAGCCATGTCTTTAGTCAAAGTCTCTCAGCTGCTCTGTCTGGAAAACATCAAGGACAAACCCTGGCATATATG TGCCAGTAATGCTGTAAAAGGAGAGGGTCTACTGGAGGGGGTGGACTGGCTACaag ATCATATCAAAACAATGAAGACTTGA
- the LOC118366841 gene encoding ADP-ribosylation factor-like protein 6 isoform X6 codes for MGLLDKLSGWLGLKKKEVNVLCLGLDNSGKTTIINQLKPSNTQTQDIVPTIGFNIEKFKSSSLSFTVFDMSGQSRYRNLWEHYYKESHAIIFVIDSGDQLRMVVAKEELDTLLNHQDIRSRRLPVLFFANKSDLREAMSLVKVSQLLCLENIKDKPWHICASNAVKGEGLLEGVDWLQDHIKTMKT; via the exons ATGGGCCTGTTAGATAAACTGTCGGGATGGCTGGGGCTGAAGAAGAAAGAAGTGAACGTGTTGTGTTTGGGACTGGACAACAGCGGGAAAACGACCATCATCAATCAACTCAAACCCAGTAAT ACCCAGACACAAGACATTGTCCCAACTATTGGCTTCAACATAGAAAAATTCAAGAGTTCAAG TTTGTCCTTCACAGTGTTTGACATGTCTGGTCAGAGCAGATATAGAAACCTGTGGGAACATTACTACAA AGAGAGTCACGCCATCATATTTGTCATCGATAGTGGAGATCAATTACGAATGGTCGTTGCCAAAGAGGAGCTGGATACTCTTCTCAATCACCAAG ACATCCGCAGCAGGAGGTTGCCTGTGCTGTTCTTTGCTAATAAGAGTGACCTGAGAGAAGCCATGTCTTTAGTCAAAGTCTCTCAGCTGCTCTGTCTGGAAAACATCAAGGACAAACCCTGGCATATATG TGCCAGTAATGCTGTAAAAGGAGAGGGTCTACTGGAGGGGGTGGACTGGCTACaag ATCATATCAAAACAATGAAGACTTGA
- the LOC118366841 gene encoding ADP-ribosylation factor-like protein 6 isoform X1, whose translation MGLLDKLSGWLGLKKKEVNVLCLGLDNSGKTTIINQLKPSNQSLFGPLSDDWKHVSQVKTQTQDIVPTIGFNIEKFKSSSLSFTVFDMSGQSRYRNLWEHYYKESHAIIFVIDSGDQLRMVVAKEELDTLLNHQDIRSRRLPVLFFANKSDLREAMSLVKVSQLLCLENIKDKPWHICASNAVKGEGLLEGVDWLQEQIAQSYQNNEDLIK comes from the exons ATGGGCCTGTTAGATAAACTGTCGGGATGGCTGGGGCTGAAGAAGAAAGAAGTGAACGTGTTGTGTTTGGGACTGGACAACAGCGGGAAAACGACCATCATCAATCAACTCAAACCCAGTAAT CAAAGCTTATTTGGCCCACTCTCAGACGACTGgaaacatgttagtcaggtaaaG ACCCAGACACAAGACATTGTCCCAACTATTGGCTTCAACATAGAAAAATTCAAGAGTTCAAG TTTGTCCTTCACAGTGTTTGACATGTCTGGTCAGAGCAGATATAGAAACCTGTGGGAACATTACTACAA AGAGAGTCACGCCATCATATTTGTCATCGATAGTGGAGATCAATTACGAATGGTCGTTGCCAAAGAGGAGCTGGATACTCTTCTCAATCACCAAG ACATCCGCAGCAGGAGGTTGCCTGTGCTGTTCTTTGCTAATAAGAGTGACCTGAGAGAAGCCATGTCTTTAGTCAAAGTCTCTCAGCTGCTCTGTCTGGAAAACATCAAGGACAAACCCTGGCATATATG TGCCAGTAATGCTGTAAAAGGAGAGGGTCTACTGGAGGGGGTGGACTGGCTACaag AGCAAATTGCACA ATCATATCAAAACAATGAAGACTTGATTAAATAA